Proteins co-encoded in one Sander vitreus isolate 19-12246 chromosome 9, sanVit1, whole genome shotgun sequence genomic window:
- the LOC144523814 gene encoding uncharacterized protein LOC144523814 — protein MDDLLQTRLVENSRNYRNSLERIIDKYSKLQYQDGGVEVDLDSTRTQTLEHYMNLSKVELNKLDSKSLTDLREESIGAQDITRDSQLDFTHQDGEADKTCVSTTQLSVQDDWLASNDTTHLTVSSMDESRRTIFETEVQPEEQDDDLEMSLRSQGSSLVELYPSMISRIGRAWHRQHVSEAAGLVLRRYRRWRQQSNRSNLSKTFVVTLRHTTRNQKNTTSQTPLKENANSSAKRQFVGTQTAPQSSLQNVTNMQDWQAQQQSPGRVRREQHKPILAMDLSDPAEFFTSNESSLSETFMPKERSLNETFTVCEVSRLGEQPSVYKFSPSRPCFPAAKASLDPSLGSKRLSFNAHSLQTVCCSTCASEATAARERPDIYGSPVRQSPSQARVTTSLSRSPHAFSRSPKAHSVESFSREPMRPRLMSTPPQKPTMPQRMLHPQDPHHSLHPQLRSPQVATGTKGRDRLRRHLSFDSSLPSIRISCSPKKLDEDFLKLYHKFVCQNKSSVFNRLPCRLCAQSSEAGRSPSSSALAALALSPHRSLLRKRHRELDWDSHPQSKRLRDEYCPSSPGSYRHGKEMLRRSLSQSQYGLSYSSTKPSMSPRFSPQKRSADTHQETWMSRHHHVSAADFSGMGSSLESRMAHGFSPRKW, from the exons ATGGACGACTTATTGCAAACAAGACTGGTTGAAAACAGCCGTAACTACAGAAATTCACTGGAACGAATCATAGACAAG TATTCAAAGCTTCAATACCAAGATGGGGGGGTGGAGGTGGACCTCGACAGCACAAGAACCCAAA CACTTGAACACTACATGAACCTGTCAAAAGTAGAGCTGAACAAGCTGGATTCAAAG AGCCTGACGGATTTGAGAGAGGAGTCAATAGGAG CCCAGGACATTACAAGAGACTCTCAG TTGGACTTCACGCATCAAGATGGCGAAGCTGATAAGACTTGTGTTTCCACTACCCAATTGTCTGTGCAGGATGATT GGCTGGCTAGCAATGACACGACTCACCTGACTGTGAGCTCCATGGATGAGAGTCGGAGAACCATTTTTGAGACGGAGGTCCAGCCTGAGGAGCAAGACGATGATCTGGAGATGAGTCTGAGAAGTCAGGGCAGCTCTTTGGTGGAGCTCTATCCCAGCATGATCAGTCGAATAGGGAGGGCCTGGCATCGGCAGCACGTCTCTGAGGCAGCCGGCTTGGTGCTGAGGAGGTACCGCAGATGGAGACAGCAGTCAAACCGAAGCAATCTCAGCAAAACCTTCGTTGTcacactgagacacaccacCAGAAACCAAAAAAACACGACCAGCCAGACGCCGCTCAAGGAGAACGCCAACAGCTCCGCGAAAAGGCAGTTTGTGGGGACCCAAACTGCCCCTCAGTCTTCATTGCAGAATGTAACGAATATGCAGGATTGGCAAGCACAGCAGCAGTCTCCTGGGAGGGTGAGAAGAGAGCAGCACAAACCTATTCTCGCCATGGACCTCTCTGATCCCGCCGAGTTCTTCACGTCAAACGAGAGCTCGCTGAGCGAAACCTTCATGCCAAAAGAGCGCTCGCTGAACGAGACCTTCACCGTGTGTGAAGTGTCCCGGCTAGGAGAACAGCCCTCCGTTTACAAGTTCAGTCCTTCCCGGCCTTGCTTTCCTGCAGCAAAAGCATCCTTGGACCCGTCTCTCGGGTCCAAAAGGCTTTCTTTCAATGCACACTCGCTGCAGACTGTTTGCTGTTCCACGTGTGCATCGGAAGCCACCGCTGCGAGAGAGAGACCAGACATCTACGGCTCCCCGGTCAGGCAAAGTCCCTCCCAAGCCAGGGTGACGACCAGCCTCAGTAGATCACCTCACGCCTTTTCCAGAAGCCCCAAAGCACATTCTGTGGAAAGCTTTTCCAGAGAGCCTATGAGGCCCAGGTTAATGTCCACCCCTCCACAAAAGCCAACTATGCCACAGAGGATGCTTCATCCTCAAGACCCCCATCACTCCCTCCACCCACAGCTGCGTTCACCTCAGGTGGCCACGGGAACAAAAGGCCGCGACAGGCTCCGGCGGCACCTTTCTTTCGACTCCTCCCTGCCATCCATCCGCATCTCTTGCTCCCCGAAGAAGCTTGACGAGGACTTCCTCAAGCTCTACCACAAGTTTGTCTGCCAGAACAAATCATCCGTCTTCAACAGGCTTCCCTGCCGCCTCTGTGCCCAAAGCTCCGAGGCTGGCAGAAGCCCCTCCTCCTCAGCTCTGGCAGCGCTCGCCTTGTCGCCCCACCGCTCCCTCCTGAGGAAACGCCACAGGGAGTTGGACTGGGACAGCCACCCCCAGTCCAAACGCCTCAGGGACGAGTACTGCCCATCCTCCCCGGGGTCCTACCGCCATGGGAAAGAGATGCTGAGACGCAGTCTCTCTCAGTCCCAGTACGGCCTCTCCTATAGCTCCACCAAACCCAGCATGTCTCCAAGATTCAGCCCCCAGAAGCGCTCCGCAGATACACATCAGGAAACCTGGATGAGTCGGCACCACCACGTGTCTGCTGCCGATTTTTCTGGCATGG GAAGTTCACTTGAAAGCAGAATGGCCCATGGCTTCTCCCCCAG AAAATGGTGA
- the ppat gene encoding amidophosphoribosyltransferase isoform X3, with the protein MGLVSSAFPPDALLKLRYGNLGICHTRYSTTGISELQNCQPFVVDTLHGKIAVAHNGELINAHALRKKVMRHGVGLSTSSDSELITQLLALTPPMEEQDAPDWVARIKNLMTETPTSYSLLVMFKDVVYAVRDPYGNRPLCIGRVVPVSKLHSSGAEEEDTEGWVVSSESCSFQSIGAKYYREVLPGEIVQISKHGVKSLSVVPRPEGDLPAFCIFEYVYFARPDSIFEGQMVYTVRQRCGRQLAIEAPTDADVVSTVPESATPAALGYAQQSGLPYIEVLCKNRYVGRTFIQPNTRLRQLGVAKKFGALTDNFAGKRVVLVDDSIVRGNTISPIIKLLKDAGATEVHIRVASPPIRHPCYMGINIPTKEELIANKPEFQDIAGYIGAASVQYLTVDGLVSAVQEGIASLQQKDKISSNNKSSKRVGHCTACLTGKYPVELEW; encoded by the exons ATGGGATTAGTGAGCAGTGCTTTCCCACCTGATGCTCTTCTGAAGCTGCGCTATGGTAACCTCGGTATTTGTCACACACGCTATTCAACTACTGGGATCTCGGAGCTGCAGAACTGCCAGCCCTTTGTGGTGGATACACTGCATGGCAAGATTGCCGTAGCACACAATGGAGAGCTGATTAATGCGCATGCCCTGCGGAAAAAG GTAATGCGCCATGGTGTGGGCCTCTCCACCAGCTCAGACAGCGAGCTCATCACCCAACTGCTGGCATTGACTCCACCTATGGAGGAGCAGGACGCACCAGACTGGGTTGCCAG GATTAAAAATCTGATGACTGAGACCCCTACATCGTACTCACTGTTGGTGATGTTCAAAGATGTTGTCTATGCGGTGCGTGACCCGTACGGAAATCGACCCCTGTGCATCGGACGGGTTGTTCCTGTCTCTAAACTGCACAGTTCAG GTGCCGAAGAGGAGGACACTGAGGGGTGGGTTGTGTCGTCAGAGTCCTGCAGCTTCCAGTCCATCGGTGCCAA GTATTACAGAGAGGTCTTACCAGGAGAGATAGTCCAGATATCCAAGCACGGAGTCAAGTCTCTGAGTGTTGTCCCTCGCCCTGAGGGAGACCTCCCTGCCTTCTGCATATTTGAATATGTGTACTTTGCCAGACCGGACTCCATTTTTGAag GTCAGATGGTCTACACCGTCAGGCAGCGCTGTGGTCGGCAGTTAGCCATCGAGGCTCCAACAGACGCAGACGTGGTCAGCACTGTGCCAGAGTCTGCAACTCCTGCTGCACTGGGCTACGCTCAGCAG TCTGGGCtgccatatatagaggttctgTGTAAGAACCGCTACGTCGGGAGAACATTTATTCAACCAAATACCCGGCTGAGGCAGCTAGGAGTTGCTAAGAAGTTTGGGGCCTTGACAGACAACTTTGCTGGGAAACGAGTGGTGCTGGTAGATGACTCCATCGTCAGAGGCAACACCATCTCCCCCATTATAAAACTGCTGAAAGACGCCGGTGCAACTGAG GTCCACATCAGGGTTGCCTCTCCACCGATCAGACACCCTTGCTACATGGGCATCAATATTCCCACCAAGGAGGAGCTCATTGCCAACAAGCCAGAGTTTCAGGACATTGCTGGATACATTG GTGCCGCCAGTGTTCAGTATCTGACTGTGGATGGCCTGGTGTCAGCCGTTCAGGAGGGAATCGCCTCGCTCCAGCAGAAGGACAAGATCAGCTCCAATAACAAGTCCAGCAAGCGAGTGGGCCACTGCACTGCCTGCCTGACTGGGAAGTACCCAGTGGAGCTGGAGTGGTAA